In Candidatus Thermoplasmatota archaeon, the genomic stretch GTTTTCCAGGTCGTACAGGCGCGTGCGCGACGCGACCGTCCCGTCCGCGACGACGAGGGGGTCGAAGTATCCGAGTCGCCAGATGTCGTCCTCCACGTTGCGGGCCTGACCCGTTGCGAGGTCGACGATGATACGGCGATTCGGCGCGTAGACGCAGAGGGGCGGGACGGGAAGGCCGTGGTCCGTGCATTCGGGCTCCCGGTCGGCCTCCTGGAAGGCGACGAACCGGCCGTCGGTGACGGGGTTCCACTGGTAGCCCGTGGGCCCCGTGAGCGGCCGGCCGGGGCCGAGCGCCGTGGGCGAGGCTTCGAGCGTGAGCGAAGCGAGGGCCGCGGCGATCGCGAAGGCTGCGGCGAGTACGGAGAAAAGCCGGAGGCGGCGCGCGAGCTTCAACGGCGGCGGAAGCGGCGCGCGCCGGAAATGCGTTTCGGACCCGTCGCGGGGGAAGCGTCATGAGGGCGGGGGACCATCGCGCGCCGTGCGCGTCCGCGATGCCGCCCATTACATCCTGAACCAGATGCGCGCGAGCGTGGACGACGTGCCCGACGAAGAGGTGCGCCGCCTCCTCGCGCTCGTCGAGGGCGCCCGCTCCGTCATCATCTTCGGGCGCGGCCGCTCGGGCCTCGTGGGGCGCGCGTTCGCGATCCGGCTCTGGCACCTCGGCGTCCCCGCGTACTTCGTGGGCGAGACCGTGACGCCGCCCGTGCAGGAGAAGGACGTCGTGGTCCTCATCTCGGGGTCGGGCGAGACCTTCAGCGTGGTCGTGACGGGTCAGACCGCCAAGCGCCTCGGGAGCAAGGTCGTCGTCATCACGGGCGAGGGCGACAGCACGCTCGCCAAGCTTGCCGAACTCACGATCCTCCTCCGCACCTCCTCCTCGGGCCGCCAGAAGGAGCTCGCGCCCCTCGGCACGCTCTTCGAGAACGCGTGCCAGGTGTTCCTCGACGGCTTCGTCGCGGAGCTCATGGCGCGGCGCAAGGAGACCGAAGACTCGATGCGCGTGCGGCACGCGAACGTCGAGTGACGCGAGGGCGCGGCGGTCCGGCGCGCCCCCAAGACTCATGGTCTCTGGGGATCGTGCTGGCCGCGTGGACGCCTTCGTCGACCTTCATTACACGCGCTTCTTCCCCTACCCGGTCCAGACGGCTTACGCCTGGTGCACCGACTACCAGGACGACGACCCGGCGCGGGCGGGCCACGTGATCATCCAGAGGCGCCCGGTCCTCGAACGCACGCAGGACAAGGTGGTGATGGAGGGCGAGGTCGAGATGCTGGGGCAGGCCGGTCGGGGAAAGGTGGAGGTGCGCCTCTTTCCGCCCGACCGGTGGGAGGCGCACGTGATCGACGGCCGCGGGCGCGGCACGGTCTACTACTACAGCCTCGAGCCCGCGCCGGGCGGGTCGCGCCTGCGCATCCGCTTCCGCTTCAAGGTGCGTCGCCTGAAGGGCTGGATCCGCCTCACGCTCGCGAAGCCGCTCATCCGCCGTCGCGTCGCGACGATGTGGGACCACTTCGCGGCGTCCATGGCGCGCGAGATCCCCTCGAACCCCCCCGGACCCAACCCTTGAGGCTCGTCTGGGCGAGCTTCGGGTCGTCACCCGACCCGCGGGCAGGCGAACCTTCATATCGGATCACGATATTCGCCGCCAAGCCGACGCATTTCACTCATGGCGCTACGAAATACGCAGCCATGCTCGCAAATGCTTCGGCAGGTCGTGGAGAACATGTCGGAATGCGTGGAGTGCGGCGCCGCCGTCAAGCTCGTGAACCCCGTCCAGGGCGAGGTCGTCGACTGCGGGGACTGCGGCGCGGAGCTCGAAGTGACCGCCCTGGCCCCCCTGACGCTCGCGCTTGCGCCGGAAGAGGAAGAGGATTGGGGCGAGTAGTGGGACCATGGCCGTGAAGCTCCTCGATTCGACCCTTCGCGAGGGCGAGCAGACGCCGGGCGTGTCGTTCACGCTCGACGAGAAGCTCGAGATCGCGCGCCGGCTCGACGCCTTCGGCATCGACTACATCGAGGCCGGGCACCCCGCGGTCTCGCCCGAGATCGCCCATGCGGTCCGCGAGGTCGCGCGCCTCGGCCTTTCGGCCGAGATCGTCGCGCATTCGCGCGCGATGAGGAGCGACATCGACCAGGTCCTCAAGACGGACGCCGACTGGGTCGGCATCTTTTTCAGCGTCGCGGACAAGCGCCTCGAGGCGCACTTCCGCAAGAACGTCGACGAGGCCGAGAAGCTCATCACGGACTGCATCCGGTACGCGAAGAGCCACGGCCTCAAGGTCCGTTACACGCCCGAAGACACCGTCCGCTCGAACCCCGACACGGTCCTGCGCATCGCCCGCGCCGCCGAGGCCGCGGGCGCCGACCGCATCGGCGTCGCGGACACGACGGGATACATGAACCCCTTCGCGACCCGCGACTTCGTCGCGAACCTCGTGAAGGGCCTCGCGGGAAGCGCTCGCGTCGGCATCCACTGCCACAACGACCTCGGCATGGCCGTCGCCAACAGCCTCGCCGCCGTGGAGGGCGGCGCGAGCGTCATCGACGTCTGCGTGAACGGCCTCGGCGAGCGCACGGGCATCGCGCCGCTTGCGGAGACGGCCGTCGCGCTGCGCCTCCAGCGCAATGAGGGCGCGCACTGGAAGCTCGAGGAGCTTCCGGGCCTCTCGGAGCTCGTCGCCCGGCACTCCGGCCTGCGCGTCCCCGAGCAGGCGCCCATCGTGGGCGCGAACGCCTTCACGCACAACGCGGGCCTCCACGTCGCGGCCGTCCTCCTGGACCCGCGCCACTACGAAAGCATCCCCGTCGACCTCGTGGGCCGCCGCCGCCGCTTCGTCGTCGACAAGATGGCGGGCAAGCCCACGATCCGCTACCGCCTCGAGGAGCTGGGCCTCTCCGCGACGGACGACGTCGTGGACGCCATCCTCCAGTTCGTGAAGCTCCGCCACGTGAACGACGCAAGCGACGAGGATCTCCGGCGCCTCCACGCCGACTTCGTCGCGATGCGCGACATCGTGGCCCGCAACCTCCAGCCCAAGGGGGCCTCCTGATGGTCAAGATCGGACTCCTGTACAGCCGCATCCGCATGGACGAGAAGATGATCCTCGACGCCGCGAAAGAGCAGGGCGTCGACATCGTCCAGATCGACGACCGCGCCCTGAGCTTCGACCTCGCAACGTCGCCGGAGGAGCTCGCGGAGGTCGACGTGATCCTCGAGCGCTCGATCTCCTACTGGCACTCGTTCTACGCGACGCGCTACTTCGAGCACTACGGCGTGACCTCGATCAACAGCCACGACGTGCTCCGCCGCTGCGGCGACAAGGCCGAGACGTCGATGGTGCTCGCGAAGGCCGGCGTCGCGACGCCGCGCGTCCAGGTCGCCTTCGACGAGGAAAGCGCGATGCGCGCCGTCGAGGCGATCGGCTACCCGTGCGTCTTCAAGCCCGTCGTGGGATCATGGGGCCGCCTCATCGCGAAGGCCGCCGACCGCGAGACGGCGCTTGCGCTCATCGAGCACAAGAGCGTCCTCGGCGGGCCGCAGCACTCGATCTTCTACGTCCAGGAGTACGTGCCGAAGCCGGACCGCGACATCCGCGCCTTCTGCGTGGACGGCGAGACCATCGCGGCCATCTACCGCTCGAACGCGCAGCACTTCATCACGAACACGGCGCAGGGTGGCAAGGCCTCGAATTGCCCCGTGACGGACGACATCCGGGACATCTGCCGCCGCGCCTCGGACGCGATCGGCGGCGGCGTCCTCGCGATGGACCTCATGGAGGGCCCGAACGGCCTCACGTGCCACGAGGTCAACCACACGATGGAGTTCAAGAACTCCGTCGCGCCCACGGGCGTCGACATCCCGGGCGCCATCGTGAGGTACGCGACCGAGGTGGCCAAGCGATGAGCGCCGGCTCCGCGCTTTGCTCGCTTCGCTCGCTGCGCGCTCCGCCGGCGAGCGCACTCCGTCACACAACAAACCCCCCGCCCCGCCTTCGATGGGGCTACGGGTTGACGTGCGACTCCGTGCGCCAGGGGGCCGCTTCGCGCCCCCTGGACCCCCACGACCAGGGGCTCGGCCCCTGGACCCCGGCCCGGGCCGCCGCGACCCCTCCGCCTCACCATCTGGGGGTCGTCGCGTGACGTCGCCCCTGCGCGTCGGCATCGTCGGCGCCTCCGGCTACGGCGGCGGCGAGCTCCTTCGGCTCCTCCTCCAGCACCCGAAGGTCGAGGTCGCGCTCGCGACGTCCAACAAGTTCGCGGGCAAGAACGTCCGCGCCGCGCACCCCAACCTCCGCGGCGTCGACCTCACGTTCGCGACGCACGACGCGGCGGAGACGACGGACCTCGACGCGCTCTTCCTTGCGGGCCCGCACGGCACGAGCGCGCCGAAGATCCGCGCCTACCTCAAGACCGCCCGGCGCGTCTTCGACCTCGCGGCCGACCACCGGCTCGCGGACGCCTCCCAGTACCCGCGGTTCTACGAGGGATGGACGCACCCCGACCCGGAGCTGCTTTCGGAGCGCGTCTACGGCATCGCCGAGTTCCACCGCGAGAAGATCCGCTCCGCCCGCCTTGTCGCGGGCGCGGGCTGCATCGCGACTTCGGCCGCCTTCGCCCTGAGGCCTCTCGCGCGCCGCGGCCTCATCGACCCCGACCACGTCGTCGTGGACTCGAAGATCGGATCCTCCGCGGCGGGCGCCGAGCACTCGCCGGGCTCGCACCACCCCGAGCGCTCGGGCGCGGTCCGGCCGTACTCGCCGGCGGGCCACCGCCACACGGCGGAGATCCAGCAGGAGACGGGCGTGAAGGTCTCGCTTTCGGCCCACGCGGTCGAGCTCGTCCGCGGCATCCTCTCGACGTGCCACGTGTGGCTCAAGGAGGACCTTGACGAGAAGGCGATCTGGAAGGTGTTCCGCGAGGACTACGGCGCGGAGCCCATGGTCCAGATCGTGAAGGAGCGGAGCGGCCTCTACCGCCTCCCCGAGCCCAAGCTCGTCATCGGCACGAACAACGTCGCGGTGGGTTTCGAGCGCGACCCGCTCTCGAAGCGCCTCGTCGTGCTCTCGGCCATCGACAACCTCGTGCGCGGCACCGCGGGCGCGGCCGTGCAGAACATGAACGTCGCCTTCGGATACCCCGAGACCGAGGGCCTTCCGCGCTTCGCGCTGCATCCGTGAGTTGAAACCATGTTTGTCGTCAAGGTCGGCGGTGGCGCCGGCATCGATATGGAGAACGTCGTCCGCGACCTCGCGAACCGCCAGGACTGGATCCTCGTCCACGGCGCCAGCGACGAGACCAACCGTCTCTCCGAGGCGCTCGGCCACCCCCCGCGCTTCGTGACGAGCGCGTCGGGCCACGTCTCGCGCTTCACGGACGCGCGCACGCTCGACCTCTTCGCGATGGCGTCGGGCAAGCTCAACCTGCGCGTCGTCGAGAGCCTGCAGAAGCTCGGCGTCAACGCGGTGGGCCTCACGGGCGTCGACGGCCGCGTCCTCGAAGGGACGCGCAAGGACCACGTGAAGGCCGTCGAGAACGGCAAGCGCGTCGTGCTCCGCGGCGACCACACCGGCACCGTCGAGAAGGTGAACGCGAACCTCCTGCGCCTGCTCCTCGCCAACGGCTTCGCGCCCGTCCTCACCGTCCCCGCCATCTCGTATGAGGGCGACGCGGTGAACGCGGACGCGGACCGCGCGGCCGCGGCCGTCGCGGGCGCGCTCGACGCCGACGCGCTCCTCATCCTCTCGAACGTGCCCGGCCTCCTGCGCGACGTGAACGATCCCACGAGCGTCGTGACGCACATCCCCTCCGACCGGCTCGAGAGCTTCGCGGGCCTCGCGCAGGGCCGCTTCAAGAAGAAGATCCTCGGCGCCGAGGAGGCGCTCGCGCTCGGCGTCCGCAAGGTCGTCTTCGCGTCCGCCGCGGGCCCCGACCCGGTGGGCCGCGCCCTCAAGGGCGAGGGCTGCACGACTATCGAGCGCATGTCCAAGGGGGCGTCCTCGTGACCTCGACCGAGACCATGAAGGCCGTCGAGGCGCGCCGCGAGTCGGGCGTCTTCCCGAAGCGCCCCGTCTCGGTCGTCCGCGGCGAGGGCGCGCGCCTCTGGGACGCGGAAGGCCGCGAGTACCTCGACTTCGGCGCGAGCTACGGCGTCGGCAACGTCGGCCACGCGCACCCGAAGGTGACGCGCGCGATCGCGGAGCAGGCGGGCCGCCTCGTCTTCGTCGCGCAGACCTACTACAACGACCGCCGCGCGGAGCTCCTCGAGAAGCTTCTCGCGGTCGCGCCGCGCGGCATGGACCGCGCGTTCCTCGCGAACTCCGGCACGGAAGCGATCGAGGCCGCGATCAAGTTCGCGCGCGCCCACACGAAGCGCGCGGGCCTTGTGGCCGCGAAGAAGGCGTTCCACGGCCGCACGATGGGCGCGCTCTCGCTCACGTACAAGGCCGAGTACCGCGAGCCGTTCGCGCCGCTCCTTCCCGGCGTCTCGCACGTCGCCTTCGGAGACGAGGAGGCCCTCAAGGAGGCCGTGACCGCGGAGACCGCCGCGCTCTTCCTCGAGCCGATCCAGGGCGAAGGCGGCGTCATGGTCCCGCCGCCCGGCTACCTCAAGGCCGCGCGCGACGTCTGCACGGACCGCGGCGCGCTCCTCGTCGCGGACGAGATCCAGACCGGCTTCGCGCGCACGGGCCGCATGTGGGCCGTCGAGCACGAGAACGTGACGCCCGACATCCTCTGCTTCGCGAAGTCCGTCGCGGCGGGCCTCCCGATGGGCGGCATCCTCCTCACGGACGCGGTCGCGACGCTCCCCGTCGCAAGCCACGGCAACACGTTCGGCGGCAACCCGCTCGCGTGCGCCGCGGCCTCCGCCGTCCTCGACGTCATCGCGGAAGAGAAGCTCGCGGAACGCGCGGAGCGTCTCGGCGCGCGCCTCGTGCGCGGTCTCTCGGAGACCGGGTCGCCCCTCGTGCGCGAGGTGCGCGGCCGCGGCCTTATGGTGGGCCTCGAGCTGCGCGTGAAGAACACGCCTGTCCTGAACGCGCTCATCCAGGAGGGCGTCCTCACGCTCCCCACGGGCGCGACCGTCATCCGCTACCTCCCGCCGCTCGTCGTCGACGAGCGCCAGGTGGACCGCGCGGTCGCCGCGACGTCGAAGGCGCTCGCGGCGGCCTCGCCGCCGGGGGCCTGAAACGTTGACGGACCGCCGCGCGCGCGACCTCGACGTCGTCCGCCGCCTCGTCCGCGTGGCGAGTCCCACCGGAAGCGTCGACAAGGCCGTTGCGACGCTCGTGGACATCTTCCGCGAGCGCGGCTTCGACGAGGCCTACGTCGACGAGGTCGGGAACGCCGTGGGCGTCGCGGGCCGTGGTCCTCGCGAGATCCTGCTCGTGGGCCACATCGACACGGTGCCCGGCGACCTGCCGGTGCGCGAGGAGGACGGCGTCCTCTGGGGGCGCGGGTCCGTCGACGCGAAGGGACCCCTCGCCGCGTTCACGGCCGCGGCCTCCCGCTTCGCGGGCGACCCGCGCGTGCGCATCGTCGTCGTCGGGTCCATCGACGAGGAGGCTGAAAGCGAGGGCGCGAAGTCCCTCATCCCGCGCTACCGCCCCGAGACGCTCGTGATCGGCGAGCCCTCGGGCGTCGACGGCGTCACGATCGGCTACAAGGGCATCGTCAAGATCCGCTACGTGCTCGAGGAGGACCTCGCGCACACGGGCGCGCCCTTCCCCACGGTCGCGGACCGCGGCCTCGCGTTCTGGTCCGCCGTGCAGGGCTTCCTCGCGCCCCTCCACGGCGAATCGCTCTTCGACACGCCGACGGCGAAGCTCACGAGCTTCAACACGACGCTCCTCCCGAACGGCCGCGACCACGTCGAGATCGTGGGAAACGTCCGCATCCCGCCCGGCTTCGACGCGCCCGCGTTCCTCGACTTCCTCAAGGCCCGCGCCGGACCCGCGACGGTGGACATCGCCGAGGTGGACCCCGCGTGGGTCGCGGACAAGTCGAGCGCGGTTGCGCGATCCTTCATCGCGGCCGTCCGCGCGAACGGCCTCACGCCCCGCTACGTGAAGAAGACCGGCACGAGCGACATGAACATCCTCGCCCCCGCGTGGAACGTCCCGTGCGTCGCGTACGGCCCGGGCGACGCGTCGCTCGACCACACGCCGCAGGAGCGGCTCGTGCTCTCCGAGTACCTCGCGTCCGTCGAGGTCCTCGCGGACGCGCTCGAGCGGCTCGCGAGCGGGTTCTGATCACGCCCACGCGCGGATCGTGTCGCAGTCGAAGAGCGTCTCCTCGACCTCCACGCCGTTCACGGAGTGGGCGATCTTCGCGGGACCGACGCAGATGTCGAATTCGATCCCGAATGTCCCGAGCGGGAGCACGATGCTGCCGCCCCCGTAGCGACCCTTCGTCGAGAGGTCGATGCCCGCGCCAGTCTTGATCGGACGGTCGCCCGTGTAGTGCCAGCGCTCGGAGCCCGAGGGGCAGATCGGAAGACCCGCCCAGGTGCCCACACACTTCGTGTCGAAGAGTTGGGGCGTTCCGACGTGACACGTGCCCACGATGACGCCGGTCGGGCCCCAGTCGGTCCGCGGCGTGATGGTGACGTTGATCGAGTACGCGAAGGGCCGGGCTCCCGTCTCGTCCACCGCGTGGACCCCGATGAATTCGCCCGCGGACGCCGCGTAGTCGTCGGGAAGCGGCCTGGATCCGCCTTGGTACGGGTCGATCGGGTCCGCGACGCCGATGCGCCCGTCCTTCCAGATGTCGCGCCAGACGCCCATCCACACCTCGTAGCTGAAGCAGCCGGGATAGGCGGCCTGACGACCGTCGGGGGTCGCGCCCATGAGCTGCGAAGGCTCGTTCGTGACGAACATGCCGCGCGCGCTCGGCGAGTTGCGCGAGCTCGGCAGGAGGTCGATCCAGCCGCCGTACTGTTCTTGGTATTCCGCGAGCCGTCCTTCCCCGCTCGACCCGCTTCCTTCGGCCCATTCGGGTTCGTAGCGAGCCCAGACGAGACCCTGCGCTGCCCCGGCGGGCGTGCCGCCGAGCGGCGCGGGGCCGACGCGGCAGCGGTTCGGACAGGAGCCGAGGCTCGGGCTGCCGACGGCATTCGTGAAGGGGGCGACCGCCGCGCCGCAGGCGGCCTCGACCGGCCCGGGCGCGACGGCCGAGTAGACGTCGATGTCGACCAGGGAATCCTCGCGCGGCGTGAACGGGAAGCGTTCGTCGACGCCGGCCATGAGGATCGGGTTCGTGACGGTCATGGTGCGCATGCGCTTCAGGAGCGACCCGTCCGTGAAGAGGATGATGTCGCCCGGCGTACCGTAGTCGTCCACCGCCGATCCCATGTCGCGGAAATACGTGATGTCGGGCTCTGCGCTTGAGGGTCGCTCGGCCGATCCGTACGTCGGATGGCTTCCGGGCTCGACATAGGTGAAGATGGGCGTTCCGGGGATCGCAACCCACTCATTGCGGTGGCTCGTATTGACGAGCTTGTGGACGTCGATGGCGCCGTCGCCGTTCGCGTCGGTCCAATAGCCGTAGAACGCGCGGAACTCACCCGGGCCGGGCGTGATCATGTCGGGGAGCAGACCGCCGCTCGTCCTTTGCCAGTTGTTGGTCTGCGGGCCGACGAGGGGTCGCGTTGCGCGCGCTGGGCGCGCGATGAGTCGTCGCTCGTCGCGCCGTCAACAAGGTCCCGGGCCCCGCCGTAGCCCACGGTGACGTGGTAATCGTCGAGGATGCGGAT encodes the following:
- the hxlB gene encoding 6-phospho-3-hexuloisomerase, encoding MRVRDAAHYILNQMRASVDDVPDEEVRRLLALVEGARSVIIFGRGRSGLVGRAFAIRLWHLGVPAYFVGETVTPPVQEKDVVVLISGSGETFSVVVTGQTAKRLGSKVVVITGEGDSTLAKLAELTILLRTSSSGRQKELAPLGTLFENACQVFLDGFVAELMARRKETEDSMRVRHANVE
- a CDS encoding SRPBCC family protein produces the protein MDAFVDLHYTRFFPYPVQTAYAWCTDYQDDDPARAGHVIIQRRPVLERTQDKVVMEGEVEMLGQAGRGKVEVRLFPPDRWEAHVIDGRGRGTVYYYSLEPAPGGSRLRIRFRFKVRRLKGWIRLTLAKPLIRRRVATMWDHFAASMAREIPSNPPGPNP
- the lysW gene encoding lysine biosynthesis protein LysW, with translation MSECVECGAAVKLVNPVQGEVVDCGDCGAELEVTALAPLTLALAPEEEEDWGE
- a CDS encoding homocitrate synthase — encoded protein: MAVKLLDSTLREGEQTPGVSFTLDEKLEIARRLDAFGIDYIEAGHPAVSPEIAHAVREVARLGLSAEIVAHSRAMRSDIDQVLKTDADWVGIFFSVADKRLEAHFRKNVDEAEKLITDCIRYAKSHGLKVRYTPEDTVRSNPDTVLRIARAAEAAGADRIGVADTTGYMNPFATRDFVANLVKGLAGSARVGIHCHNDLGMAVANSLAAVEGGASVIDVCVNGLGERTGIAPLAETAVALRLQRNEGAHWKLEELPGLSELVARHSGLRVPEQAPIVGANAFTHNAGLHVAAVLLDPRHYESIPVDLVGRRRRFVVDKMAGKPTIRYRLEELGLSATDDVVDAILQFVKLRHVNDASDEDLRRLHADFVAMRDIVARNLQPKGAS
- the lysX gene encoding lysine biosynthesis protein LysX; the protein is MVKIGLLYSRIRMDEKMILDAAKEQGVDIVQIDDRALSFDLATSPEELAEVDVILERSISYWHSFYATRYFEHYGVTSINSHDVLRRCGDKAETSMVLAKAGVATPRVQVAFDEESAMRAVEAIGYPCVFKPVVGSWGRLIAKAADRETALALIEHKSVLGGPQHSIFYVQEYVPKPDRDIRAFCVDGETIAAIYRSNAQHFITNTAQGGKASNCPVTDDIRDICRRASDAIGGGVLAMDLMEGPNGLTCHEVNHTMEFKNSVAPTGVDIPGAIVRYATEVAKR
- the argC gene encoding N-acetyl-gamma-glutamyl-phosphate reductase, which encodes MTSPLRVGIVGASGYGGGELLRLLLQHPKVEVALATSNKFAGKNVRAAHPNLRGVDLTFATHDAAETTDLDALFLAGPHGTSAPKIRAYLKTARRVFDLAADHRLADASQYPRFYEGWTHPDPELLSERVYGIAEFHREKIRSARLVAGAGCIATSAAFALRPLARRGLIDPDHVVVDSKIGSSAAGAEHSPGSHHPERSGAVRPYSPAGHRHTAEIQQETGVKVSLSAHAVELVRGILSTCHVWLKEDLDEKAIWKVFREDYGAEPMVQIVKERSGLYRLPEPKLVIGTNNVAVGFERDPLSKRLVVLSAIDNLVRGTAGAAVQNMNVAFGYPETEGLPRFALHP
- a CDS encoding [LysW]-aminoadipate kinase → MFVVKVGGGAGIDMENVVRDLANRQDWILVHGASDETNRLSEALGHPPRFVTSASGHVSRFTDARTLDLFAMASGKLNLRVVESLQKLGVNAVGLTGVDGRVLEGTRKDHVKAVENGKRVVLRGDHTGTVEKVNANLLRLLLANGFAPVLTVPAISYEGDAVNADADRAAAAVAGALDADALLILSNVPGLLRDVNDPTSVVTHIPSDRLESFAGLAQGRFKKKILGAEEALALGVRKVVFASAAGPDPVGRALKGEGCTTIERMSKGASS
- a CDS encoding acetylornithine/succinylornithine family transaminase; protein product: MTSTETMKAVEARRESGVFPKRPVSVVRGEGARLWDAEGREYLDFGASYGVGNVGHAHPKVTRAIAEQAGRLVFVAQTYYNDRRAELLEKLLAVAPRGMDRAFLANSGTEAIEAAIKFARAHTKRAGLVAAKKAFHGRTMGALSLTYKAEYREPFAPLLPGVSHVAFGDEEALKEAVTAETAALFLEPIQGEGGVMVPPPGYLKAARDVCTDRGALLVADEIQTGFARTGRMWAVEHENVTPDILCFAKSVAAGLPMGGILLTDAVATLPVASHGNTFGGNPLACAAASAVLDVIAEEKLAERAERLGARLVRGLSETGSPLVREVRGRGLMVGLELRVKNTPVLNALIQEGVLTLPTGATVIRYLPPLVVDERQVDRAVAATSKALAAASPPGA
- a CDS encoding [LysW]-lysine hydrolase gives rise to the protein MTDRRARDLDVVRRLVRVASPTGSVDKAVATLVDIFRERGFDEAYVDEVGNAVGVAGRGPREILLVGHIDTVPGDLPVREEDGVLWGRGSVDAKGPLAAFTAAASRFAGDPRVRIVVVGSIDEEAESEGAKSLIPRYRPETLVIGEPSGVDGVTIGYKGIVKIRYVLEEDLAHTGAPFPTVADRGLAFWSAVQGFLAPLHGESLFDTPTAKLTSFNTTLLPNGRDHVEIVGNVRIPPGFDAPAFLDFLKARAGPATVDIAEVDPAWVADKSSAVARSFIAAVRANGLTPRYVKKTGTSDMNILAPAWNVPCVAYGPGDASLDHTPQERLVLSEYLASVEVLADALERLASGF